Genomic DNA from Anthonomus grandis grandis chromosome 2, icAntGran1.3, whole genome shotgun sequence:
GAAATAAAAGGATTGTATAATAATTTCGGAAGAAAATGGGTTTACACAGGGGTGTTCTATGGTTACAAATCTCATATTATATGAAGATTCTCTTTTAAGTGTTTTGGAGAGGAAGATGCAGATCCATAGTATGTAGAGTAAGAAGTATAAAGGGtcaagattttattttacaCAAAAAGATGCTGACGAGATTCATTCTCAGACACCTCACTCTACAAAATGCTCTAATTGCTTTTTTTTGCAGAACAAATACTGTATTAAGAGATACTGGGTACTGGGTACCAGAAACAAATTTCATAGGGAAAATGTCATCATTTTTTTGCAACTTCTTAGAAATTATTCTAAGGGCATAGCATCCTGATGACACCCTACTGCACTCTTTAATTATGTATTCTTGGAATTTGAGTCTGCAATCAATTGTCAATCCTAAAAACTTGACAATTTGCATTGCATGATTCTCTAATCATAAGCAAGTCAGCATCCAGAAACATTTTCAGTGGGTCAATGTGTTTTCCATGCCAAATGAtggtggtgtcatctgcaaacataGTAACCCTACCCTTTATGGGGAGCAAAGCAAAGACATAAAGAAGACATAATAATGGTCCAAGGATAGAACCATAGGGAACCCATGTAGTAGTCTGTAGTTTTTCAATACTTTTTGTACAGCATGTAATATGCCTAATGGCAGAAGTTTGCCAAACTTGATGTAAAAGACTAATAAAACATATCACAttgcaattaatatttaaattgttgtCAATTTACTTCAATGCACTTCTGAAGTTGGTAAATAACCGTCACTTGCACATTTTCAGTCACTTGTTGATCAATTATTCTAATTTCGTGTTgaattatttgctttaaatcatcaactttatttggtgacaaaaaaattttgacttaaatagccctataagaaaaaatctaatagggTTATATCTGGTGACCTTGGTTGCCTCTCAATCCCTCTTCATTCAATCCATCTGTTAGGAAAAGTTACATGAAATGCAACATTTTCTGCATTGGACTGAACATTCTTAAAACACAATTGCTTCTTATGAATGTGGGCCATGTTTGAGCTGTTGTTGTTTATGTATTGAACAACCACTATGATTTGAGTTAACACAAACTGATTGTTATAACTCTtgattcattgttttttttctgtaccagtttataataaataataatagatttcTATGTTGATTATCTGTGGTACTAGATCAcataaattacataaatatatttgacTACCTGTACAAAATCTGTAACTTTGAAATCTGTAACTACTCTAATAAGTGGTTCTAATAATTAATATGTGctcaataattttaacttattatGGGAATTTTATAAATCGGGGCAGAGTTCAAACTGAAAATTAAGTAAGTATCTCACCTGTAAGTTTTTATTCCTACATACAAAACAAAGATCAGTCCACAGGTAACAAATACTAACATGCCTCGATAGATTGCCTTGGAATCGATCTCTACGGTTTTTTCCTCTAAAGTCTCATTTATTTTTGGATCTTCTATTTTTGGGTTCCCTAGAGCCTCTGGTACATGGTTACTTTTAACACTATCATTGTGTGCCTTGGCCCCACTCACACTTTCATTATGTCTGTGCttaatttcaacaatttttaaatcgaTTTCGGGTTTTGGAGTATTATCTTGAGGTTTCACCATCACTATTGGGGCAAAACatgttatgaatattattaaatggGCAAATAGGTGCAAATTAAACTTTCTTGCCATAGCTTTTCTTCTATAACCATCCTTTGATGATTAAATGGATTTGATGTAGGTTTTACTACATAAATTTAGGTTTACTTTTTTGGTTACGGGCAAAGCAAAATGTACACGTACATTGTTTATATATAAACATGccgaaaatataaacaattcaAAATCTATGAAAACGTCAAGCAAAATAAGAACATTGATCTAACAGCTGCAATTGACATTATTGAGAGACAAAATATTCAGTGAGGGTGCGATCAGAAACGAAATGGCGATGGTAAGATAGATAATTGTATGACGTCATCTTTAGATAAGTCCAGTGTAAGTATTCCCTGAAATTCCTGAACGCAAAATGTCATTTGTGATTTCTGACATGTATAATATTGCAAAGccaatcaattattttaatttaagttttcatgAGTTTAAGTTCATAATTATcgttggaaaaatttaaaaccttagaacattaaatgcctagaataagcctagctgcaaaccataggcggggttgtttgagttcaccgTCTGTCTCTCAGACAATAATGTCAAATCGAccttcaatatataattttcttaatccactacatgtttttttaatgtgttgtattttgtaataGGTAAAAAATGcactctttaaaagtttcgtttatttgcttACTAATAATATAACCTTTGAAAacaatcaacaaatttttcagaataaaaaaagattctcGACAAATAACTCGGCAATGTAGAAAAactctatgtttacaatgcacgtATTCGATGTTGTCGCttgtgttgtttttctagatattttttcattctGTGAAGCTAGCGCCCGATCCAGCAATATCCAGATATCCATATCTGATATCCAGCAACCCTAAatctagaacgcagcatattTCATTTGCCAGCGACCATAGTCCGCGCTCGCTGTTGTTTAATCGATATGATGTCTacaattttttgtccagatattaacaatcaataactaaatccatttatagtggttataaatctttagaaattaaagtttttttgtgaaaattagttaaaaagtcgaatgttaaagaaatgaaaaaggctcccaATGGTGGTGATCGTATCGAgttcgagtcgtgattttagaatcccagctcTGGCAACGTTGcctttgagaaataattttgaCTGTAATGAcagatatcaaaataaaaatatgtaaacaacatgtttttataagttttttttttatattcaaataacAACAGGAAGAACAGTTATTGTTAATTGTTATTACTAACGAGTGCAATGGACGAACTGCGCCAACGAAATGTTTACTGCAGGCGCAATCGTGATGATTTCCACCATAGCACCTACAGAAGAGATTACCGGGGAAGGGGGTAAGAAAAATACCAAAACCCAGTTTTCACCCTTAGTTTTCTAATAAATCCTTTTAGACGATATTACAATAACTATCCACCACACAGAAATTACTATTTGCATAACAGAAGGAATTGCAGGGACAGGAATGAAAGGGTTGCTGCTAGACCAGCATCTCCTGTGGAGGGGTCTGAAGAGTACCTTAAACGTAAGATACAAAACACGAGCGCTCTTATTATGAGGCACCTTCTCACTCCCGAGGAGGCTTTTCCaagcaacaacaaaaaaatcatacaaaatGAGGATACAGAGATTATGACCCCAATGGTGCTGAAAAACCATCATAAAAGACAATCGAAACCGGCTGCTAAGAGAGTGTCTTATACTGCCGAAGAGATTCGAGAAAAAATCATTGGACATGTCACAAAACTGAATGAGGGACGTAAAAAGAACTTTATCAATATGAATAACAGTTCTGAGCTGGATAATGTCTTGAATCTGATAAATAAGCAAAAGAGGCTAGAAATATCTGAATTTTTGAGAAGAATGAATCCTAGTTTGAATAATGAAGATGGAAATGTACCTGTTGTGGCAGACATTGGAGTGGAATTTCAAGATTTGCCCAGTGATATTATTGAAGAGTTGAAAAAGACACTTGGGATTGATTTGGAACAGTTTGGGCATGGTAAGGAGAATAATCTTACTTCTATGTttggttacatttttttgatCAAGTGTGGtaataatatgttataatatgGCAAGACGGAATATACTAAGACAAAACTCAGTCAGGTTTATTTTGTACAACTTGTATTTAAGAGGATTTTTTGTTGAGTATAAAGAAGAAATATTATAGAGTGatagaaactaaattttttttatagaacttGTGGTCATTTAAGGAGATTTGTTGCTAAAAttgtttatgaaaaatttatgtGTACCAGAACAAGGGCTCCAGGAATAAACTAACATACTACAGGCTGATAACAATACTTCATATTTACTCTAAATCATATGAAAAAATACTTAACAACCAAATTAAGAAGTACTTTGAACTAAATATGCTATTCATTcaaaatcagtttggattttgCAATAGTCGGTCTAACACTTGCCACAAGAGTACTAGCAACACATCTTCTTGGGTGGTTTAAATGTAATTCAGATACTTTTTGCTTAATTGTTTGATctgacaattttttaagttaattcgggcatttgactgtgtctcctattatattcttttatagAAACTGAAACTATCAATTTCATCCAGATAGAATTAACCTCATTCAACCATACTTGAGCTGTAGATCATAGTGTCATATGGAGTATGAAGGTCAAAAATCTCTTATAAGAGATAGGAGGAAGAATCAGGCACTTAGAAGCTAAAGTGTTGGTTTGTGGACAGATTATTTCTGAATTCCTATTTATTCTGCCAATCTGTCATGCCAAAAAGTACAAACACTTACTCAAatcaaattatagaaaaaaatattacaacttaaattacaacaataaaacttattcagtaattatataataaaataatccaaaaaagaaaaatacaaaaaacaataGGGACTAACTGAAATTAACAAACACAAAGCaactttaacaaaaatacaatacatacatGAATCATTCCTTAAGTGAATAAAAAGGGTTACTAATTAAgtctttaactttatttttaaatatgtatagggGCGGAACCCTTACACAGGCTGgaaaggtattaaaaaaattttattctgtAAAGAGAAACCTCAATTCTTGATCTGGAGAGTCTATGAAAAGGTGAAATTAAGGAGGAAGTGGTGCTGGGTATTAGCATTTCACATACTTTTACACAGCCACATTTTCCCTAGTGTATAGTAGGCAAGCTAGAATAAACTGACAGAGTAGAATGAGAATGCAATAAATAGAATGAAAATAGCTGAAATAAGCAACCTGAGTGTGTCTATTAAGATAGAGCGCAACAAATTTAAGATAAGATTGAGCAAAAGAAATATGTATCTTGACAACATAGATGATAATTCTTCAACGTGACTTGGCCAGGTCAAACCTTCATCAAGAGTGATGCCAAGCAAATATACAGATATGATCATTCTAACTTTgcctataggaattatatattGTGGTAGGTCTGGCAACGTTGTGACAACTTAGTCGAAGTAGCGGACCCCGCCGAAGCTCGAAACCAAAACCTTTCAGTAGTTTCAGTATTCTTAAGGCGTTCAAGTGGGGATGTACTGCTCtgtggcaaattaaaaaaaaaaattgtttccttTGAGTCTTTGCTGCTACCTGTCctaacagcaaaaaataaactaaaaaccgactgcaataatgttgtaaacataaattaactaaatattggacaggaaataaaaaaattaattcaaaataacgcaaaaaattaagttaatttgataatattaaataaaaattaaaattatcttatgtcaGGTTCAAAAAGGCCACTTTGTTCAGCAGTGCAGTACGTCAACCGATCATAAAACGATCTTCTCGTGTTCAACACATAtgacaataaacaaaaatgacaacATTTCAATGGACATACTATTTAAATGCTtgcctaattttaacacaaagctcTTTTAAATTAGTAGCCCGTTCATTTTCATgcctataaatttgttcttttaggtatccccaaagaaaaaaatcattgggggCTAAATCGGGGCTTCTGGCGGGCCATTTAATAGTACCGTTTCCACTGATTGTTTGATCAGGGAAAGACGTTTCGAAAAATTGATGTACCACTAATGCATTATGAGAGGGacaaccatcctgttgaaacgAAACTTGTTCTAAATTGATTGATATTGTGTACGTGTTGGTATGCTTATGTGCTTATTTTCCCTCGAATAACCCACTGTAATGGACGGATTATGTTTACCACAAATAGAGAAAGAGGACTTATCTGAAATCACAAtgttactaataaacatttcgtcCCGATTTGCCTTTTCCAATACTTCATGGCAAAATTCCATCCGTCTCTCACGGTCCTGTGGGaaaatttcttgggtttttgcaacttatagcacttctacttatttctttttaaaattcttctactCCTTAAAGGCTCAATACCTGTTTCTTTGGCAATGGTTGTACTATTGCAAGGAAAGTTCATTTCAGCAACAGCACAAACATTAACCTCTCGAAGCTCCCTTTCTTTGCCTAGGGGTCTAACAACAGGTGGTTGCTCATTTGCATAGCATTTCCTGCAATTTTGCAAGCACCCAAAGGTCTCAAACCTATGGATAATTGCCAAAATTGTGCTGCGTACGGGAATGGGCCGATTTTCGAACGTGAATGCAATTCTGCCTGATATTTCATTGACAGAACTGCCGGCATAATAccacttaataatttgctttttttcctcaagagaacacattttaagaagaaaatagCGAGCGGTTTTAAATCTAAACTTTGCTGATTAAGCAGGaagctaggaataaaaataacgttaaacgtttaaaatgcaaTCTCATATTGGCGGTGCAGTGTGGTGGGGATAAGAATTGTCTCGTTTTTCGATGAACGAGCGGGGAGCCGTGCGGCAGAAATATTAGTATTGCCAAACGTATTAATTTGTAGCGTATTGGAAACGGCATGTATTGTGCCCTCTGTCTGTCTCATTCGGACTCCATATGTCCCCTCTCGCTTACGCTCATAGACTACTTCCTATAGGCAAGGTTTGAATGATTATATCTGTATAGTTACATTCAAGAGATGCTGGAAAGATTCAAGATCTGAAAAAGAAAGTACAACATACTGGGTATTGGTTTCATATATATATCTGATCACTTTGTACACAATATCTGAATACTTTGAAAACCAAGAACAAAAAGAAACACATTTCTGGGCATTTTGGATCTCCTGCCCACTATCATGGATGACTTTGAGAGGGGTGATTATAATGTCACACAGTTTCTTTTGACCTAAGTAAGACCATTGAGTATGTCTCATATGATGTTGCACTTTCTCATAAATAAGCTCAAATGCTATAACTTTGACAGagttaaactaataatttcatGTCTTAAAGAAAAGTCACAAACTGCCAGGGTGGGGAGTGTGTTCATCAGAAAAGATAGTCAGTCTTGGAGTACCAAAGGTTGAATTTTAGGAcctttatttttcctaatacgTAGTTTTTTACCTGTTCATTAGTtgtgaattaaaacactaaaaaaaaactgtttatttaaatcgcgcgccaatattttgaacttcgcggctccttatatactcggctgaccatttCAGAAGAGTCTCTGACCTTTGAGACGTCGTACAGTATGCCACTTGCGTCATTCTGGAATGACGGAGATTTCTCTGATGTCTCAGTGTTTACAATATGTTAATGAGTTTCCTCTCAATTCAATTCAATCATTGATTAACTCGTTCACTTGAGGGCAACGAGTTAAGCGGGATGTGGTTAAGGGCTAAGGcttgttttgataaaaataagctgtaaatgttgacaaaacacaaaaaaatcgttttctcGTTTAAAGCTGGTTGAATGATTCATGAATGAGCATAACTTTCTCAAGCAGCAAGAAACAAAGAATTTAGTTCAAAATACTGCAAATATAGGAATTACCAAAATAAGATGATAATTTTCAACAATCGAGTTCAGACTCTTCTTATAGATGGTACTTACATATCAGTTTTAAGACAATTAAGAAAAAGTCCCGATGAATGCCAAATTTATTAACTTGGTTAGTGGTACTATAATCAAGTTTTTTATGGTTTCTAGAACTCGTGTTTAGATCAAAAGGATCAGTACTTTTAGTATTTCTCAATGGTCACAGTAAATCAAAATTCTTCTAAGACTCAAACAATGAATTTTACTCTAGCACATTGGGCTGGTGTTATTGATGAAGTTTCTATTACATACCTTGGAGTATACTTTGATCCAGTTATGACTTGATCTAGCTATCCAGTGCCACATATCTTAGGAATCCTTCAAGATCTGTGTGTGTGTCCAAGGACCTTGTTCATAGTCTATCTCAAAGGTTTCCACAAGCTTGCAAGGTTTAGGAGGGTTCTTTCGAAAGAAatgttttttggaagctgcagAAAACATCGTTGCTCAGGCTTTTTATTCctctatttccttttaaaaaatatatattttttctactaccgtgcgtaagTACTAAGTAAGTATTCACAGGGTttataaagtttcactttttttgcACTATAGTGCATAGAAAAGTCTTTTTATGCACTAGTGCGGAAAAAGACTGATAATTCTAACAGACTATTCTTGAGAGTTTTTATTATGTGTGTACATATTGACTTGGGTATTACTATTATCTGCATTTATAGAttgatttgatattttttcttattaaggAGGAATACTAAGACGAACCTTACTagagttatttatgtaacaagtgtgtaaaattttgctatttttttgaatggaaaatattttttttaaatttttctactaccgtagaaaacattaaaagaacCAAATTACTTTTAACGCACTAGtgtgtaaaaaaacttttaggcactagtgcgtaaaaaatgaaaatttacaaaactaaaagtatataaagtacaCTTTTAGTTTTgtgtaattttcaaataattcgtAAATTTTCAAGTTACTTATTTACAAATGAAAGTACTTTAGGCCTAGTagtagaaaaaagtttttttgtacaattttttgttatttaaaaagattctttGTTTAAAATGAATATCTTCTGCAAAAAACAAGGTAATATTTTGGAGTATTTCTTTACcgaaaaagtattttattgtattgttttGGGTGTTTTTGAATAGTTCTAGATTTAACTccaacatttaaataataagcaTATTTGGataactaaaaaaaaggtatttttggatacttttttgatatttaatattatttcctaCAAATAACTAAGGTATATGTTTTATTGTCCAAGgcatttttttcgtatttctgctatattttaggtatttttagtaaaattggaCACTTTTTCAAATTGTATATTTGCTTACCTCTGCCGTTCATTTTCTTTTTGGggcatatcattttttaaagttaaattcttgataaattctaaaatgtcatttcaatttttaagacatttacatatgttaataaaagaataagaaacaaatatattttttatttattattatacgggatcaaccccattacaaaaaagaataataaaacataataattcatttaacCTAACCACAATAATAAGCTATTAAATTCTAACAGAATTAACAACCATATTAACCATTTAATTTCCATTAACACAGATTTGGCTCTGATAACTTAACTACAACCCATAAatgaatatagaaaaaaaacaatgactAAAGGCTAatatcagaaatattaaaaattaaaataccttccataatcaaaagtaaaaaaattgaaaaaaaaatgaacaaaaagattcaaataatttatctaatttGATGCCTAAACTGAGACAAGGTAATGCCCAAAATATCCACTTCACCTGAGTTTAACAATCTTAAAGTCCTCTCAATTGGACTTAACTACAACCCATAAatgaatatagaaaaaaaacaatgactAAAAGCTAatatcagaaatattaaaaattaaaataccttccataatcaaaagtaaaaaaattgaaaaaaaaatgaacaaaaagattcaaataatttatctaatttGATGCCTAAACTGAAACAAGGTAATGCCCAAAATATCCACTTCACCTGAGTTTAACAATCTTAAAGTCCTCTTAATTGGAGAGTGAGATGCATAATTAGTGCAATGGCAGGGAAAACAAATGAATATGACCATTTAACAACTTGAATATAAAAATGAGATCTGAATGTAAACGTctttgttttaaagtttttagatttagcatCTCCAATGCATGATCCATATATATGATTATCAGGGATTCTCATATTTAGCTTAAACAGACAAAATCTAACAAACTTGTTCTGATCTCGTTCCAAGGCTAAATAGTTGTTCATGTAAAATGGCGACCAAACCATTGAACCATAATCAAGCAGAGAAACTACAAGTGAGATATAAACTCTTTTGCAGGTCTCCAATGAGAAAGCCCTACACTTCTGAACCACAAAGCCAAGAATCCTGGACGACTTTaagattatattattaatgtgtGTATTAAAGGTTAGTTGTTCATCAAACCATATCCTAAGGTCCTTTATTGTGCTGCAGTACTGAATATTACGGCTAGCAACACTGTAAGATGAATCATTCCTCTTATTTCCTCTGTAAAAACTCATAATATTACACTtgctaatgtttaaaaataaattattattaatacaccATTCATACAACTTGTTTAAATCCTGCTGCAACCTAACCTGGTCAATGGAAGATATTtgtctataaaatttaacatcatctgcaaatatcAAGAAGTTACTATTTTCAAAACTGGAGgcaatatcattaataaatatactaaacaGCAGAGGAGAACAATGGCCACCCTGCGGAATACCAGAATAGACAACAATGTTGTCTGACCTAGCATTACCGATGTGAACTTACTGGGTCCTTCCCGACAAGAAATCAGAAAACCAAGCCACTAATCTTCCAGGGAAGCCAAACAGTTCCAACTTCCTTAGTAATATGCCATGATCaactctatcaaaagccttggagaagtcaGTGTAGATGACATCCACTTGACATCCCTTCCCCAAGGTAGTTAGTAAATGCAACTGATCATAAATAAGCCCATCCAAAAGCTTTGGGATTGCAGATTGTAGACTCACACTTCTATAATTCGTTAATTCACTGATATCACCAGCCTTAAATATTGGTACGACAAAGCTGTCCATAGAGTTGGAAAAGCTGCTGTATCCAAAGatcttttaaatgtaataaaaagaGGGTAAGAAATAGTACAAAcacattttgacaaaaaataattgggaACACCATCCGGACCTGAACTTAGCTTTGGCTttagtttaaaagttttatcaaATACCAATTCAAGTGACAAATTTACTGTATTATTGACTGTATTATTTACCCTAGTCTGATCGCAAGCACTAAGATTATTTGGGCTGTTCTGATCTTATACAGTGGAAAAACCCTCTGCAATTTCCTCACATCCCAAGAATTCATTATCTCTGTAATTCATCAAATTAGGTATTCCATTTACCTCCCTatccttatttaaattaaaccaaaaactTTTAGGGTTAGTATAAAGCTACTGATCCAACTTCAAAAGGTATAGGATTTTGATAGCAAATATCACTCAAAGTTTTACATCTCTTTCTGagattagaaaattttaaatagtcagCTGCTCGATTACTGGTCTTGTAACACTTATGAGCTCCTTTCTTCAACTTAACCAATGTTCTTAATTCGGCTGAAAGCCAAGAAGGAAACTGGGATGTTTTATACCTTTTTAATGGCACAAAGAGTGCTATAGCCATTcctaaaatatgataaaattgaGAGACTATGACATTAATATCATTTGACACCAATAAATTTCCCAGTTAACTGCACCTAGATAATTATTGATACCATTAAAATCGGCCATTTTAAAGTCATagtaaaaatcaacaaatttaatgCTCTTCCTATCAGCACCACCAGGGACTATTGAAAAACAATATGCTTTATGATGAATAGACTCATTAAAAAGATGATCAGTGGCCTCATTAACCAAAAGATTAGATATATTAgagaaaattaaatctaaaaagacCAGTCTATTGTTAGGAATTGTTATCTGCTGATAAAAATTCAGGTATGAGTAACATTGACCTAATATTAACCCATGTGAATTCAAAGGGCCAGAAACAGCTACCCCTGAGTCACTATTTCTCCAGCTGGCTTCAGGTATATCAAAATcgccaaaaatataaaaatcagttTCTGAATACTCCTGCCTAAGGATGTCGACTGAGTGGCAGTGTCCTTCATATAAACTCGCCTGTGAATTTGGTGAAATATATCCACCACCAAGTACAAAATTAGTAACAcctaatttacataataaaaataactgttCAACACTCATATGCCAACTTAAGCTTTCTAACATGCACAAAGTCTCTTAAACATACATTAAAATTCCACCTCCACAACTCTTGTTGCTTGTAATGCTAGACCTGTCACAACGGAACAAATTGAAAGATGTTGTTCattatatttatgaaatttatttaactaaaaaaaaataatatcttaaatataCTTAACTAAAAACAAAGCACTGGACCTGGACATATACTTTggttaaaatcattaaataatattaaagttaaaatttcaaaattcatctatact
This window encodes:
- the LOC126733514 gene encoding membrane protein FAM174A-like, with the translated sequence MARKFNLHLFAHLIIFITCFAPIVMVKPQDNTPKPEIDLKIVEIKHRHNESVSGAKAHNDSVKSNHVPEALGNPKIEDPKINETLEEKTVEIDSKAIYRGMLVFVTCGLIFVLYVGIKTYRRRKYDKSHTIIRKYGVRTNRSDLEMEPLPLSDDDEDETVFDLSANRQFNN